One Lactobacillus sp. ESL0785 DNA window includes the following coding sequences:
- a CDS encoding ABC transporter transmembrane domain-containing protein, giving the protein MSIFFKLGWFFKKEKKRYLIGITFLALTSVVNLVPPRILGLMADQLDQGHINWIQYGILILAIIVAALLLYGFRYFWRKQIWGGAAELERQLRSKLFHHFMIMDRTFYQRHRTGDLMAHATNDVSAIQDVAGAGVLTLVDSLIMSVSTMVAMIIFVDWRLTIVALLPLPVLAWGAWQLGNHLHDAFDKSQAAFSRLNNKTQESVSGIKVIKTFGQAQEDTVAFDQMVADTIQINKKVFKWDALFDPLGTIIIGLTYTITIIYGGLLVVNKALTIGQLVSFIAYIGNMVWPMFAIGYLFNILERGSASYDRVEKLLNEQPQITDQHADESLKANDLVGDLNYRINSFAYPDEPQIPVLHQIDFTLKQGQTLGLVGKVGSGKTTIIQLLLREFDKYDGQITLNGHDIRTISLNVLLRQISYVPQNNYLFSTTIQKNIAFAQADTEDAAIISAAKKSDLHDDILQMPAGYQTLVGENGVSLSGGQKQRMAIARALLKQSQILVLDDALSAVDARTEIAILKSLAKERAGKTTMIATHRLTSVMNADLILVLKDGAVVERGTHQQLLAANGWYAAMWHKQELEEKVGE; this is encoded by the coding sequence ATGAGTATATTTTTTAAACTAGGTTGGTTTTTTAAGAAGGAGAAGAAGCGATATTTAATTGGTATTACCTTTTTAGCTTTGACTTCAGTAGTAAATTTAGTGCCGCCACGAATTTTAGGCTTGATGGCAGATCAGCTCGATCAGGGACACATTAATTGGATACAATACGGTATATTGATTTTAGCAATTATTGTCGCGGCGTTACTTTTATATGGTTTTCGCTATTTTTGGCGCAAACAAATTTGGGGTGGTGCAGCAGAATTAGAGCGGCAGTTGCGGTCTAAATTATTTCACCACTTTATGATTATGGATCGTACTTTTTATCAGCGTCATCGCACTGGTGACCTGATGGCCCACGCGACAAATGATGTGTCGGCAATTCAAGACGTAGCTGGCGCTGGTGTGTTGACCTTGGTTGATTCGTTAATTATGAGTGTATCGACCATGGTTGCGATGATTATTTTTGTTGATTGGCGATTGACAATTGTTGCTTTATTGCCACTGCCAGTTTTGGCGTGGGGAGCATGGCAATTAGGTAATCATTTACATGATGCCTTTGACAAGTCCCAGGCTGCTTTTTCACGCTTAAATAATAAAACTCAAGAGTCAGTTTCAGGAATAAAAGTCATTAAGACTTTTGGGCAGGCACAAGAGGACACAGTAGCTTTTGACCAAATGGTTGCTGATACCATTCAGATTAATAAAAAAGTCTTCAAGTGGGATGCCTTGTTTGATCCGCTAGGGACAATTATTATCGGTCTAACATACACGATTACAATTATTTATGGCGGGTTGCTGGTAGTTAATAAGGCTTTAACAATTGGGCAATTAGTTTCTTTTATTGCCTACATTGGTAACATGGTTTGGCCGATGTTTGCCATTGGTTACTTATTTAATATTTTGGAGCGAGGCAGTGCCAGTTATGACCGAGTTGAAAAGTTGCTGAATGAGCAGCCGCAAATTACCGATCAACATGCCGATGAAAGCTTGAAGGCAAACGATTTAGTTGGTGATTTAAATTATCGAATTAATTCGTTTGCTTACCCCGATGAACCGCAAATTCCCGTACTTCACCAGATTGATTTTACGTTAAAGCAAGGGCAAACTTTGGGATTAGTAGGTAAAGTCGGTTCAGGTAAGACGACAATTATTCAATTGTTATTACGTGAATTTGATAAATATGATGGTCAGATTACATTAAACGGCCACGATATTCGTACAATTTCGCTTAATGTTTTATTACGCCAAATTTCGTATGTGCCGCAAAATAATTATCTGTTTTCAACGACTATTCAAAAAAATATTGCTTTTGCGCAAGCTGATACTGAAGATGCTGCAATTATTAGTGCAGCTAAAAAGAGTGATTTACATGATGATATTTTGCAAATGCCAGCTGGCTATCAAACATTGGTCGGTGAAAATGGGGTTTCACTTTCTGGCGGTCAGAAGCAGCGGATGGCGATTGCGCGGGCATTACTTAAACAAAGTCAAATTTTGGTGCTGGACGATGCGTTATCAGCAGTCGATGCCCGAACTGAGATAGCAATTTTAAAATCGCTGGCTAAAGAACGCGCTGGTAAGACAACGATGATTGCAACGCATAGATTAACTTCAGTAATGAATGCTGACCTGATTTTAGTTTTAAAAGATGGTGCGGTTGTTGAACGCGGCACGCATCAACAATTACTTGCTGCCAATGGTTGGTACGCAGCAATGTGGCACAAGCAGGAATTAGAAGAGAAGGTGGGTGAGTAA
- a CDS encoding YneF family protein has translation MNLPLAIVLIIVALLVGLIGGFYGARSYMKKYFKENPPISEDMIVAMMSQMGQKPSAKKVNQVMNMMKHQNN, from the coding sequence TAGCAATTGTTTTAATTATTGTTGCACTATTAGTCGGCTTAATTGGTGGCTTTTATGGTGCAAGATCATACATGAAGAAATATTTTAAGGAAAATCCACCAATCAGTGAAGATATGATTGTTGCGATGATGTCACAAATGGGACAAAAGCCATCTGCTAAGAAGGTTAACCAAGTGATGAACATGATGAAGCATCAAAATAATTAA